The Leishmania mexicana MHOM/GT/2001/U1103 complete genome, chromosome 29 DNA window AACGACGAGGCTGTGAAGAggagcgcggcgcacgctCGAGTGATGGGGGAAACGAGCGAGCGAGTGCGACAgagaggcgacggcgaaaCGGCAGGGCACTCGAGCATGCACAGAATCAAAGGACCCGTTGTTGCCTTGCTCGCAGGCTTGAGGCAGAACCTCTGCCGTTTCGCGTTACTTTCCTTCGCACGCTACGATTCGGTGGCAGCCTTGGATGGGTCTTTCTTACGTCGAGTTACCTTGCGCGGCTTCGGTGGAGCGGATACGGCGAGGGGTGACGTCGTGCTGCCAGAGGCATCAGTGCTTATGCCGGATACCggtacagcagcagcaacagcagcaactcCGACTCCATCTCCCGCGGTGGACGCCGACACAGGGGTTAGGAAGCTGCGGACAGGCGCGATGGCGCTCTTGCCGTGGTGCCGAACGGCGTGATCGTGCAGTGACTCGTAGTTGAGGAAGTGTCGCAGGCAGTCGGGGCACTCTACGGACGACTGAAGCCCCATATCTTTGAGGCTGAGGTTCTTGTGGCAAACCTGGACATGCACCTCTAGCGACGGAACATCGCGAAACTCCCGCTTGCAGGCGGGGCAGGGGTACAGGCTGGCGACGATGGTGTGCTTCGACTCCGTGTGCGCGTACAGCGCTGACGCATTTGCGAAGCCCTTCTCGCACACACTGCACCAAAATCGTGTCCGCGCCGtgagcggtggcagcgctgaGAAGAGGGATGGCTGTGCCGTCTTCGGTTCAGCAGATCCATGCCATTGCGCCGTTCCTGAGACGACGTGTCCTCCCGGGATAGTCTTCTCGCCGGCGCAGCCCACAACTCCGTGCGCGTCACGCATGTGCGCATCAAGTCTGGCCGCATCTAGGTAGCGATAGCTACACTGCGGGCATTGAAACATGCGACTCTGCTTCTGCTCCTCGATCATCCGCTCCGTTTCGTACGCCGCATCCTCCGAAGGATGGCGGAAGCGGATGTGTGAAAAGAGGGCCGACGACGAGCGGAAGACTTTCTTTCGCTCTGGGCAGCGGTCACATACGACAAACACCTccgcggacgacgacggcgacgccgcagcggtcgATGATGTGGAAGCAGTGCcgggaggcgctgcacgcTCTACGCCAGCGTCGCTTGCCGAGGTAAAGGCGGTGGGGTTGGTGTGCTTGCTTTcgaggtgctggagaagatTCAGCTCCGATACAAAGACGCGGAAGCACAGTTCACACGGGAAGCGGTCCTTATCGAAGTGCAGGTCCCTCGCCACTTCCGTAGCGCTGGCCGTAGAGGAGGCGAAGACGGCGGCCTGGGACCGCCTACCCCCAGTGGAGATGGGGGCGGGATCGAACGTTTTGCTACCTACGCGCCCTACAGTGGTGCCCACCTGGTGCACCTCCGGCTTCACCGTCACGACGTTCGTGTCCTCCACGGTGCGCACGCCAGGCATGCGGCGCACCGGGTACGCTACATCCAGAAACCCCTCCGCCGCATGTGAGTTGGCAGCCGCCCCAACGAatcctgcgccgccgcgctgctgccgcgtccACGAGTCCGACATCGCCACGTCACtctctgccgctggcgccctTGGAGCGGGTGAGTCTGTGCCCTTGTTGAGTGCCGATTTGGGCGAGACCGTGAAAGGCTGAGGAACAAGCGACTCCACAACGTCAAAGTCGAGCTTCGGGTGATCCTTGGCAACGTGGAGAAGGAAGGCGTCACGGCTCGAAAAGGCGACGCTCCTGACAGTGCACCAGTTGCATGTGTAGGTCCCAGTCTCGGAGACGGTCGGCAAGAATGGCCGCAGTGCGTCGTGCGCACTCAGAGGAGTGGAAAGCGAAAGTAAATCTGGCACCATCGCCTCAGAGTTCGCGGCGTCTGCGACACCCGCAGTTCCTTGTGCCAAGGAAGCGCTACACATGGTCGCCGCGCCTTCGAGGGGAGCGCCGGTCACCCGTTTGTACAGGGCCAGCCGTGCATTGCACAGGCGCATCCAGTATGCCGGGTCCTGCTCCTTGTGCGTCGAGAGTATGTGGTGCAGCATCTGTCCCATGTGCACGACCCGGGTACACATTGGACATGCGGCGTAGGCCAGAGCGCTGTGCGACATAGAGGATGGGGGTTCAAAGTGCAGCGACTTGCCTGCCAACTGGGGGCTCGCCGATGAACCTGCCAAACCTGACGCGCACCGAAGTGAAGTGCGTAGAGCTGCAGTGGTAAGTCCGCTACATGCACCAGCTACAGAGACTAACACAAGTGGCGACGTCacgcacgaggaggacgaccGACAAGTTGTGGAGACAGCACGGGACAGTGCGCTGCATGTACAGCAGCCACGGGCAGAGTGTTGTGGGGCCTCGACAGTAGCGAACATCGTCTGTAAGAGACCGCAACAGTGGTCGCTGAGCCGACGCCATCTCACTCTTCGCAGCATcgttccctttttttccgcaCACGCGACCGTTGGCAAGTTCGCTGCGTCGCGGAGAGCAGTGAAGATGGAAAGTGCGGTGGGGGTTGGGGGGCCAATAAGCCCTGTGACACGCCTCCGCCGAGTCTCGCGTTCACTGGCGTGCGCAGAGCAACAGCTTCGAGGCCTACACAGGGCACAGAGCGGCAAAGGTCCtcagtgcgtgcgtgcgcgcgcgagcgaAGGCTGCCGCCTTTCGGTGGGCCAAGAGTGGTACAGCGTTGAGCACGGGCGGCACAACACACAGCGCTCTTCGCTTTCTTCCTTGGTCGGCGGCGAATGGCAGCCTGCGAAAGAACTGCGCCACTTCTGTGCACAACCttctgcgacggcgctggtgagGGGCGGTGCAAGAAGGGCGTGGGGACACCTCCACACGGGCTCCGCGTCTGTGCGAGTCTGACTGCTGCAACAGAGAAAACAGGTATGTGCGTCaagagagaggtgcgcaggcacgcgttgcagccatcgccgtcgccaacGCCCCCCCCGCGGCAACGACAACGTCCGGGTCGAGAAGCCAAGAAAGAGGAAAAGGCGTGAGAGAGGCGCATACAGGAGCAAGTCGCAGGCGCTCACAACACGGTGCATCCTCAGGGGATGCGGGCCACGCCACGTACACGCAAATGGACGCGGAgaagggcgtgtgtgtgccagtccacacgcacgcatgtcTGTTCAAGCACACGGTGAccgctgtggaggagggagggtgacCGACAACAACGTATGGCGGCAGTGACTCTTGTTTTTTCTACCATCCGGCAGAAACAGATgaacgcgcacacacacagagcgaggcagagagagcaACGCTCGAATAGTAAAGGAGAGCCGTGAAACCACGCAAGATGTGCTGCGGTACTTCAGCGGCACCGCTCCTGCTCGTACCCATGGGTATGCGTAAGTCGTCTTGTGGTGCGAGAGGAGAGTAGAAGTGCTGTGTCTCGCTTGTGCATGCATGGGAGTATGCCCACGCGTGCAAGCGTCATGAGTGAGACCAGAGTGCCATCGTTGCAGAACAACGAGagggggatgaggaggggCCGATGAGCTCTGCAGCACTTGCGGGACAACAACAGGGTcgaagaagaaagaaaactgtccccccacacaccaccaccaccaccacaccccacacCCAGACACACGTAGTAGCAGACACTGCATGGAAAacagagagaacgagagcgACGGCCCCTCGTAAAGCGGTACAGAGAAGCGCGAGGAAACGGCAACGAGGACAAGAATGTccgtggggtgggggagggggggggggcaacacGCAATAAGCAATCAGCTGTTGatcgaggggagggggggggcaatgAAACGAGTAAagtggcagcagctgcatgGGCGGACAACGTCGGCCGCTCGTCGAGAAAAGAGTgcgaggggggtgggggcgggcgACGAAGGTGggcacgtgcagcagcagcagcagcatcaatCCAGATACTCCCACGAGTCCGTGTCGAGCACGTCCTCACCATCATTCCCCTCTGCTgtagcagcggtggcggtaccTACCTCACCTTCCTTGAGCCTCTTTCGAGATACCCGCAACGTACGTCGGTGTGCTAGTGGGGCCGTTTCGGAAATTAACGCGCCGCCAATCCCACAACTATCGCCCCTCTGCAGCGGGGACACAAAGGTGCCATCGGTGTGCCCCGGTCGCGCACGCCCGAGCTGATCGCAGTCGCGCTGCGTCTGCTGCGCTTCGACGTGCATAAATCTGTTAGAGAGATGCACCTCCAGCGCGGCCCACTCATCGCGTGTTGTAACGGCGAAGGCGAGAAACAGCGACGTGTCCACGCGTGACCAATGTACACAGCGCACATCGGCGACGGATGGCGTGACAGAGACCGCGGCGGACGGCCCTTCAttcagcagcgcggcagcggttcGCTGGTGCGGGTCGAGGTAGAAGAGCTGTGTTTGGTTGTGAGCAAAGAAGTAGTAGCTCCGTCCCGGTACTCCGCCAACAACCCCCAGACACTGCGGCTGCTCCATAAGCTTCTCTATCTGGAGGTAGCTCTCCTGCGTCAGCTGTGCCGCAGCACTCACGCGCACGGAGGCCAAGACGAGCACCACATCCGCCCCCTGCTTGAAGGTGTGCTGCACCTCATCGGCGTAGATGCACCCGTTTGTGGATGTCACCACCATCACGcgcgtctgcagctgctccgtctTGACGGCACCCTGCATCGTCCGCTTGATGGCCTCGCAGCCCTGCGATGGGCTCCAGTACTCCGCCTTGAACGCCCGCCGATTCCATACACTTCGGATCATGTTGTGGATCGAGAACGGCGCCGTCTCGGCGCTGTGGtcgaagaagagagaaagtTTTCGATCCGCTGGACGGCCGTGAACCCACAAGAAATGAGCCAGCAGCATCTGCGAGGTGCGCAGAAGGCAGCCCCAGCCCTGGTCTGTCTCGATCAGGCGCGTGACGGCCGGGATCGCCTCGAAGCCGTCCCGGTACGTGAAGATGAGGAATGTGTCGGCGAGTGCCTTCTCTAACTCCTCTCGCGATTCTACGGCAGCGCCAGACCTGCCGACGACTTGGAGTGGAAAGACCGCCTCCGTGGGGAAGAAGGCGCTCCATAAGTCTTGCACGTAGCGGAGCATTAATGTATGCtggggcagggaggggggaggcagtcAGGTCGAGTGtaggcagcagcaggggagagggggaggacatAACACCTGGCAGAGTCGATGTGCTGCTGTACCGCCCAGAAACAAGCACAATGATTGGATAGGCCACACACGGCGAGGagtcgccctctctctctcgaacTCCGTCGCCTtcgtgctgccgcgcagTGGCCGAGCACGCGGCCGCTGGTGGGCCTCAACAACGAGCCCAATGACTCCCCTCGGCTTCTGCTCGGCTGTTGGACAGCTGCACTGGGACAGGTGCAGTAACGTGGGCACGGTGAGAGGCTAAGAAAGGAATGTggcaagagggaggggggtcagaggaggagcagccTGAGTTTCAGCACATAGTCGCCCTTGGGACAAGAAGGGGTGGCAGAACAACGCGTCGTGTGTGACGCGCGTCGGGGGGTGGCAAGTGGTTTGCGCGTGCCGCAGACACGCTAAAGATagagagagcggaggtgCAGAGGAGGACGTGGAGATGGAAAGTTCGGGCAGAGCAGAAAGGGCTCACAAGTTCTACAGAAGAGGTAAGGGTGCGGAGCCGTCAACATCGAGAGAGATCACAGGCTCCCtcgacccccctcctctgcggcAGTCGCTGCACGACTGTGCAGCACCTAAGCTGAATCTATGCACACCCATGCAGAGATCTTGCTTGCGATGCACAGACACGTCGCAGCGCACACTCACGGGATTCCGCTTTGTTCGCCCAGCATTTCCCTCGTCGTCGTGTTTTCGTAGAGGTTATCCGAGTCTGTCAGCCGCCGGTGATGTGCTCCAAACCCCTCGTGCAACAGACACGCCGCCCAAAAAGCACGTGCGAGCACAGCGCGGCGGCAAtcagcgagggaggagggcgaaggAAGCCAGACAAGGCAAGAGAGCACTCATCTGTGCTCGTCTCTGTGCGCACATGGAAGCTGATGAGGATGTGAAGCCCTCAAGAACAACACTCACTGCCCTCGCACCTCGTGGTGGCGTGGAGGAATTGGGGGAGGAAACCAGGGGAGCAGAGGCTCgtgacgcacgcacactccACCTCTCTCATAAGTGCTACCTCCCCCGCGacaggcgcgtgcgtgtgttcgcATGTGAATGacgtgccccccccctcctccagacacacacacattgcaccccaccacccacgCTACCGGGGCACACCTTTCCATCCCTCTACTCTTTTGGGCTAAAGAGGAACTCCATctgatggcggtggcgagggaAGAACTGCCCTGTCAGGCGAGAGCCCGTGCGATGTGTATTGACGTACGAAgtgtgccagcgccgcgtcggcaCCCGAATGTCGCGTCCGAGCGCGCACGATAGACACCACGCGCGTCCGTCCTTCGAGTAGAACTGGTTGTGTATAATGCGGTACTTGCAGTTCCAGCACTTGAAGCACTTCACATGGAAAAAGTACCCCTGCGTCGTCGGCACCCGTGCATTGCCAGACGGGACCCACACGTAGGTGTTGATGTCGTCCCCATCGATCGGTTTATCGCAGTTAAAGCAGCACGCACCGTCGGGCACGACCATTGGCTGGTCAACGTCCTCGGTGTAGGCGGGGAAGTGCGGGCGTGATCTAGCCTCTTCATGCGGGACGGCGGTGAGGTGGCGCGCCTTGGACTGCATCCACCAGCGacggctgtgctgcgtgcGTACCTTGTGTCCCGATGCCGGCTTGCCGTGCATGGCACGACATGGAACGGTGAGTGTAGCGGTTGATGCCGCCATGATGAtggcggcactgctgcgagGCAGGCCGAGCTGCCTCACGAGATTCATTTTGTTGGCAGGGCAAGGAATGCGCTGGTAGAAAAAGACGGGGGCGCACTCGCGCCAACCCCGCGGGAGCGTAAAAAGAGCCCTCACACGCTCAACGCCAACGACACGAACACCAAAACACAGGCAGCCACCGGGCAGAGCGCGGCGAGCGATTGTTAGCTGTGCTTCGCAGGGACCTCTGTTGTGCTAACCAAGAGCGCGCGCCGGAGCTGAACGGCGCGTTtggcacgaggaggagagggagagagggtaGTGGGGGTTAGGGACATGCACCTCGAACAAAAATAAAATGCAGAGACGTGAAGAGAGTTTGAGCAGTGCCGTGCGGCACCGGTGGATACCAGGGAACCGCGCAGAGGAGGCTGCAGCCCGCTGCCCTAcagccacccccgcccccccaccccacagcCCGCATTCTCTCCGTAGAACGACGCGCGTCCGTAAGGAGCGATATAACGTGCAACCGGAGCAGAGAGGACAGCCAtaggaggggggagagggcctGGGCTGTAGTGGGCCGATGTGTAAGCGTGTCGCAACAATTCCTGGCAGAAGCCCTGCGATGACGGCGAGGTGGCACCGGTTCGCCACCTTGTACAGCGTAACCGTCCTCAACACACCATGTGTCGGCATAGGAGGAGGCGCTATGTTGTGCTACCTTcaggcagcgccgcggcggggtACGGGTATGCGTTCACTGTTTGGTCTGTGTAGGCTTGGCATTGCGCCTACCTTTCTGAGAGAACACGTATGGGTGGTTATGAGAGGAGCAGTAGCGGTGATGACGGTTAGTTGCACGATCCTGAGAGACCCGTTCGTATCCTATTGGTGCCAtcgcggggggaggggggaaaagaagaagaaggcgcactcacgcctccgcctcgcgcgcgtCCCGCCACCCTTTGCACTACATGTGTGCCGATTGTGCGATGCGGGCCCACTCCTACGACCTCCATAGACACGCCCGCACAGTGAAGCAGAAGGGAGGGTGGAGGCCGGCCTGAACCAAAGAAAAGAATAAATGCGGCATGATGGCTCACATCGACAGCGTGCGCCTAATCCTCAGCGCACACCACggcaaaggagaagagaaaacCGTGATGTGTCTGATTTCGGTTCGCTTGCTGTGGCTGTGCAGGATGCTGCTGCCCATGCGCGGCTGCGGGCGGGTGTGCTCGCAAAGGGGGTGGTGTGAGGTGCagggagaagaggacgagATATGGCGCCCCTCTTCGCCTCTGTTCCTCGACGGAGTTGGCCGTTCATCAGAGGGAGACGTGAGGAGGCCGTCTTTCTGAACACGCTCCAGAGTGCATCTCCGCCGTCCTCGCCCGGAAACGAGcgacgcacagacacacacgcaagcacaacGCGACGTGGCACACATCTGCCAAAGCGGGAAGAAAATAAAAGAGTAGAGAAGGTGACGAGCACACGTCGCGCAGACGAGGGTCGGCGCATctgaaaaaagaaaagaggcCGCCAACATGCATGCatggcgtggcggtggagagagatgcgcagcagcgcggacGTGTCaacaacacgcgcacagactGCGCAGTCTCCTCATCTAAAAAAAAGGCCACGGTGAAAGCGAAAGAGCGAAGGAAGGAGCGTGTCGTCGTGTCTGAGGAcacttctgtgtgtgtgcctgctcGTGATAACAGATGAGCCAGCGAGTACGTGTCTCGCCGTCTGCGTGACCACCAGGCGGGATGCCTccgggagagggagaggaagtaGCAAGGGGCTGCacgagagacagagaggcacacaTCCGCCCCTCCTGGCTTTCTTTGTCCACTGCGTCACGCTCGTCTCgaccttctctctccttgcctTCTCCgtccacccctccccccccgtCCAGCCCGCCTCTCATCCGCTTCGCATGGGCAtgcgggtgcgcgtgtgcttgtcaGGCGACCGTCTGCCCCCGTCCACACAAATGCGCtcaaaaaagaaagcaagaCACAAAGTCATCTTCCGAGAAAGTCGCAATCGGTGAG harbors:
- a CDS encoding putative Zn finger protein, which produces MSHSALAYAACPMCTRVVHMGQMLHHILSTHKEQDPAYWMRLCNARLALYKRVTGAPLEGAATMCSASLAQGTAGVADAANSEAMVPDLLSLSTPLSAHDALRPFLPTVSETGTYTCNWCTVRSVAFSSRDAFLLHVAKDHPKLDFDVVESLVPQPFTVSPKSALNKGTDSPAPRAPAAESDVAMSDSWTRQQRGGAGFVGAAANSHAAEGFLDVAYPVRRMPGVRTVEDTNVVTVKPEVHQVGTTVGRVGSKTFDPAPISTGGRRSQAAVFASSTASATEVARDLHFDKDRFPCELCFRVFVSELNLLQHLESKHTNPTAFTSASDAGVERAAPPGTASTSSTAAASPSSSAEVFVVCDRCPERKKVFRSSSALFSHIRFRHPSEDAAYETERMIEEQKQSRMFQCPQCSYRYLDAARLDAHMRDAHGVVGCAGEKTIPGGHVVSGTAQWHGSAEPKTAQPSLFSALPPLTARTRFWCSVCEKGFANASALYAHTESKHTIVASLYPCPACKREFRDVPSLEVHVQVCHKNLSLKDMGLQSSVECPDCLRHFLNYESLHDHAVRHHGKSAIAPVRSFLTPVSASTAGDGVGVAAVAAAVPVSGISTDASGSTTSPLAVSAPPKPRKVTRRKKDPSKAATES
- a CDS encoding cysteine peptidase, Clan CA, family C54,putative, yielding MLRYVQDLWSAFFPTEAVFPLQVVGRSGAAVESREELEKALADTFLIFTYRDGFEAIPAVTRLIETDQGWGCLLRTSQMLLAHFLWVHGRPADRKLSLFFDHSAETAPFSIHNMIRSVWNRRAFKAEYWSPSQGCEAIKRTMQGAVKTEQLQTRVMVVTSTNGCIYADEVQHTFKQGADVVLVLASVRVSAAAQLTQESYLQIEKLMEQPQCLGVVGGVPGRSYYFFAHNQTQLFYLDPHQRTAAALLNEGPSAAVSVTPSVADVRCVHWSRVDTSLFLAFAVTTRDEWAALEVHLSNRFMHVEAQQTQRDCDQLGRARPGHTDGTFVSPLQRGDSCGIGGALISETAPLAHRRTLRVSRKRLKEGEVGTATAATAEGNDGEDVLDTDSWEYLD